Proteins found in one Larimichthys crocea isolate SSNF chromosome I, L_crocea_2.0, whole genome shotgun sequence genomic segment:
- the LOC104936761 gene encoding steroidogenic factor 1 encodes MECRVDAGLEELCPVCGDKVSGYHYGLLTCESCKGFFKRTVQNNKKYTCAEKQDCRIDKTQRKRCPFCRFQKCLHVGMRLEAVRADRMRGGRNKFGPMYKRDRALKQQRKALIQAGGFRAESSPHLVSSTHQRELSFPGGLHLVPILHSNDCISYQPTSLCSFLPSNSPVATQYQRTPFSNWTIKSEHTNNCMSSRGSAAGTSSNKMYSRPFFPHGPRMPQLVMEFLRCEPDELQLQDKIAVHLLQEQTGWAEQGNPSTLSLMCLMADQTLFSIVEWARTSIFFKRLKVSDQMKLLHSCWSDLLLLDAVSRQVLYGREGRLLLVTGQEMELSEVASHAGPILASLVQRGQELVEKLHILKVDRQEFACIKFLILFNPEVKHLEEHQFVESVQEQVEGALLEYTLCTSSHLLGRFAHLLLCLSELRSLSTLAEDYLHCKHLNGEVPCNNLLMEMLHAKCSLAEDLRKHETVMNV; translated from the exons ATGGAGTGCAGAGTTGATGCGGGTTTGGAGGAGCTGTGTCCAGTTTGTGGAGATAAAGTCTCTGGGTACCACTACGGTCTGCTCACCTGTGAGAGTTGTAAG GGTTTTTTCAAAAGAACGGTTCAAAACAACAAGAAGTACACCTGTGCAGAAAAGCAGGACTGCAGAATCGATAAAACTCAGAGGAAGCGCTGTCCCTTCTGCAGGTTTCAGAAGTGTCTTCATGTCGGGATGCGACTGGAAG CTGTCCGTGCAGATCGGATGCGAGGTGGCAGAAACAAGTTTGGCCCCATGTACAAGCGTGATCGTGCCCTCAAGCAGCAGAGAAAGGCTTTGATACAAGCTGGTGGATTCAGGGCAGAGAGCAGTCCTCATCTGGTCTCCTCAACCCACCAGAGAGAATTAAGCTTTCCTGGTGGCCTCCATCTAGTTCCCATCCTTCACAGCAACGATTGTATCAGCTACCAGCCTACATCACTGTGTTCATTCCTGCCCTCCAACTCACCTGTTGCCACCCAGTACCAGCGCACCCCCTTCTCAAACTGGACCATCAAGTCAGAGCACACCAACAACTGTATGAGCTCACGTGGTTCTGCTGCAGGAACCAGCTCAAACAAGATGTATTCAAGACCTTTCTTTCCACATGGCCCCAGAATGCCTCAGCTCGTGATGGAGTTCCTGCGCTGTGAGCCAGACGAGTTACAGCTGCAGGATAAGATTGCTGTTCACCTCCTGCAGGAGCAGACAGGCTGGGCGGAACAAGGAAACCCCAGCACGTTGAGCCTGATGTGCCTCATGGCTGACCAGACACTCTTCTCCATCGTGGAGTGGGCTCGCACATCCATCTTCTTCAAAAGACTTAAG GTGAGTGACCAGATGAAGTTACTGCACAGCTGCTGGAGTGATCTGCTGCTCCTGGATGCCGTCTCCAGACAGGTCCTCTATGGCAGAGAGGGCAGACTGCTCCTGGTCACTGGGCAGGAG ATGGAGCTGTCAGAAGTAGCCTCTCATGCTGGTCCTATCTTAGCCAGCTTAGTCCAGAGAGGACAGGAGCTGGTTGAGAAGCTTCACATCCTGAAAGTGGATCGCCAAGAGTTTGCGTGCATCAAGTTCCTCATCCTCTTTAATCCGG AAGTTAAACATCTTGAAGAGCATCAGTTTGTGGAGAGCGTGCAGGAGCAGGTTGAAGGAGCCCTGCTGGAGTACACACTGTGCACCTCTTCTCACCTTCTTGGACGCTTTGCTcatctgctgttgtgtttgtctgagttACGCTCTCTCAGCACCCTCGCTGAAGACTACCTGCACTGCAAACACCTGAACGGTGAGGTGCCCTGCAACAACCTGCTCATGGAGATGCTCCACGCCAAGTGCAGCTTGGCAGAAGACTTGAGGAAGCATGAAACTGTGATGAATGTCTGA
- the psmb7 gene encoding proteasome subunit beta type-7: protein MATLTVSRAPFAGFSFENCKRNAVLEAEANKVGCSLPAARKTGTTICGVVFKDGVVLGADTRATEGMVVADKNCSKIHYISPNIYCCGAGTAADTEMTTQIISSNLELHALSTGRVPRVATANRMLKQMLFRYQGYIGAALVLGGMDCNGPHLYSIYPHGSTDKLPYVTMGSGSLAAMAVFEDRYKPDMGEEDAKRLVRDAIAAGIFNDLGSGSNIDLCVITKGKVDYIRPHDEANKKGVRTGDYKYKRGTTGVLTKVVTPLALEVVEETVQTMDTS, encoded by the exons ATGGCGACGCTGACAGTGAGCCGGGCTCCGTTCGCGGGTTTCAGTTTCGAAAACTGTAAAAG aaacgCAGTGTTGGAAGCTGAGGCCAACAAAGTGGGATGCAGCCTGCCTGCTGCTCGCAAAACAGGAACTACCATCTGTGGCGTGGTGTTCAAG GATGGTGTCGTCCTCGGAGCTGACACCAGAGCCACTGAGGGCATGGTCGTGGCAGACAAGAACTGCTCCAAGATCCACTACATCTCCCCCAACATTTA CTGTTGCGGAGCAGGaacagctgcagacacagagatgaCCACTCAGATCATCTCCTCCAACCTGGAGCTGCATGCCCTCTCCACAGGCAGGGTGCCACGTGTGGCCACCGCCAACCGCATGCTCAAACAAATGCTCTTCAG gtatCAGGGCTACATCGGGGCTGCTCTGGTCCTGGGTGGAATGGACTGTAACGGTCCTCACCTCTACAGCATCTACCCTCACGGCTCCACTGACAAGCTGCCCTACGTCACCATGG GCTCTGGGTCTCTGGCTGCCATGGCTGTGTTTGAGGACCGCTACAAGCCTGACATGGGG GAGGAGGACGCCAAGCGGCTGGTGAGAGACGCCATTGCTGCAGGTATCTTTAATGACCTGGGCTCCGGCAGCAACATCGACCTGTGCGTTATCACCAAGGGCAAGGTGGACTACATCCGGCCCCATGATGAGGCTAACAAGAAGGGGGTTAG AACTGGTGATTACAAGTACAAAAGAGGAACCACCGGTGTGCTGACGAAGGTGGTGACCCCGCTGGCCCTGGAGGTTGTGGAGGAAACCGTACAGACTATGGATACTTCCTAA